In a genomic window of Lycium ferocissimum isolate CSIRO_LF1 chromosome 9, AGI_CSIRO_Lferr_CH_V1, whole genome shotgun sequence:
- the LOC132031090 gene encoding protein NRT1/ PTR FAMILY 6.4-like, giving the protein MGFVHNHAQKDGSTDGALVDFRGNPVDKSCTGGWLAAGLILGTELSERLCVMGISMNLVTYLVGDLHLPSSESANIVTNFMGTLNLLALLGGFLADAKLGRYATIAIFGCISAVGVTLLTLATSIPSMKPPVCDSRSKGHCIEASGQQLILLFAALYTISLGCGGIKSSVSGFGSDQFDSSNPKENKAMIYFFNRFYFCISLGSLFAVTVLVYIQDNVGRGWGYGISAGTMVLAVAVLLGGTKFYRFKKPEGSPLTTIWRVLFLAWIKRKLSHPSDPGFLNEYHNAKVPHTEMLRCFDKAAILDNYAVANENRNNPWIVSTVTQVEEVKMVLKLIPIWSTCILFWTVYSQMNTFSIEQATFMNRNVGKFGVPAGSFSFFLFISILLFTSINERVTIPIARKITGNNQGLTSLQRVGIGLTLSVAGMVAAAIVEKQRRENAVKHNYSISAFWLVPQFFIVGAGEAFAYVGQLEFFIREAPEGMKSMSTGLFLTTLSMGFFMSSLLVSLVHKVTNGSWLKSNLNNGRLDGFYWTLAVLGILNFLVFLVFSMRHQYKAQNLNSALEDSEEELKNWNDTSTDNTKKCPGAAEEQV; this is encoded by the exons ATG GGTTTTGTTCATAACCATGCTCAAAAAGATGGTTCAACTGATGGAGCTCTAGTTGATTTTCGTGGAAATCCAGTCGATAAATCGTGTACTGGAGGATGGCTTGCTGCAGGGCTCATCCTAG GAACAGAATTATCAGAAAGACTATGTGTCATGGGAATATCGATGAATTTGGTGACTTACTTGGTTGGAGATTTACATCTTCCATCCTCTGAATCTGCCAACATTGTCACCAATTTCATGGGCACGCTCAATCTTCTTGCCCTCCTTGGTGGTTTCTTGGCGGATGCTAAACTCGGTCGTTATGCAACTATTGCGATCTTTGGTTGCATCTCTGCTGTG GGAGTAACACTATTGACACTTGCAACATCCATCCCAAGTATGAAGCCGCCCGTGTGCGACTCAAGATCAAAAGGTCACTGCATCGAAGCCAGCGGGCAGCAGCTCATTCTCCTCTTTGCGGCATTATACACCATATCACTCGGTTGTGGGGGGATCAAGTCAAGCGTGTCCGGTTTTGGATCAGACCAATTTGATTCGTCGAATCCTAAAGAGAACAAGGCCATGATATACTTCTTCAACAGGTTCTACTTCTGCATAAGCCTTGGATCTTTGTTTGCAGTGACTGTGTTAGTGTATATACAAGACAATGTTGGGAGGGGCTGGGGTTATGGAATATCAGCAGGCACAATGGTACTAGCAGTGGCTGTATTGCTTGGTGGAACAAAATTTTACAGATTCAAGAAGCCAGAGGGAAGTCCTTTGACTACAATATGGAGAGTTTTGTTCTTGGCTTGGATAAAGAGAAAGCTTTCTCACCCTTCAGATCCTGGATTCTTGAATGAATATCACAATGCAAAAGTACCACATACAGAAATGCTGAG GTGTTTCGACAAGGCAGCGATTCTTGATAATTATGCAGTTGCAAATGAAAATAGAAACAACCCATGGATAGTATCAACGGTTACTCAAGTCGAAGAAGTGAAAATGGTTCTTAAGTTGATTCCTATATGGTCCACGTGCATACTCTTTTGGACGGTTTATTCTCAGATGAATACCTTCAGTATCGAGCAAGCTACCTTCATGAATCGAAACGTTGGCAAATTTGGCGTCCCAGCAGggtccttttccttttttctctttatttcgaTACTCTTGTTTACTTCCATAAACGAAAGGGTCACCATACCTATTGCTAGAAAAATCACGGGCAATAACCAAGGACTCACAAGCCTTCAAAGGGTTGGAATTGGACTAACACTATCTGTTGCCGGGATGGTAGCTGCAGCTATAGTAGAAAAACAAAGAAGGGAGAACGCCGTAAAACATAACTATAGCATAAGTGCTTTTTGGTTAGTCCCTCAGTTCTTCATTGTTGGCGCTGGTGAAGCTTTCGCCTATGTTGGACAACTCGAGTTTTTCATCAGGGAAGCACCGGAAGGAATGAAATCTATGAGCACGGGCCTATTCCTTACCACGCTCTCCATGGGATTTTTTATGAGTAGCTTGCTAGTGTCACTTGTACATAAGGTAACGAACGGAAGCTGGCTTAAAAGCAATTTGAATAACGGTAGGCTGGACGGATTCTACTGGACGCTAGCAGTGCTCGGAATACTCAATTTCTtggttttccta